Genomic segment of Mycolicibacterium psychrotolerans:
ACCAGCTCGGCGTCCACACGAGCTCGCCGCGTCACGCGGATCAGCCTTTCTCGACCGATTCCAACGCGCGCACCAGCACGTCGTGCGCCTCTTCCAGGCGGGCGGCCACGGCATCGAGGTCGGCGGCCGTGGGCTCGGTCGGCTCACTCAGGAGTTCGGCGACGTGGGCGCGGATCTGCTCGGGGTCGGTACTCATGTCGTGGTTCACGCTAGTCGATGGCGTCCGACAGCAGCGACCACCGCCGGGCGGCCTGTCGCGCTGCGTCGTCGGCCGCTACGATCCGCCGCCGGCCCGCGGGCGTGTCCGCCGCCCAGACCGCGGCGGCGATCGCCCGCACGATGGACAGGGCGTCGCCGGGATGGTCCCCGGTGGAGTGCACGGAGACCGCGTCGCCGTCGAGGTCGACGCGCCACGCCGGGTGCGGCCCGACGCGCAGGGTGTCGGTGTCGTCGGACAGGGCGCGGAGGTCCTCGGCGAGAAGATGCGGTCGCTCGTCGGGAACCGCGAAGATCGCGTCCTCGGCGTTGTTGACGCCCGAGAGCACCATCAGGCTGGGCAGCTGCGCGGCGTTGGCGCCCGCGATGTCGGTGTCGAGCCGGTCCCCGATCACCAGCGGTGACTCGAAGTGCCCGCGCGCCAACGCATTCGCCATCAGCACCGGCGACGGTTTCCCGGCCACCTGCGGTTCTCGATCGGTGGCGGTGCGCAGCGCCGCGACCATCGAACCGTTGCCCGGAAGCAGACCCCGCTCCGAGGGCAGCGTCTTGTCCACGTTGGCGGCGATCCACAGCGCGCCGGCCCTGATGGCCAGCGCCGCCTCGGCGAGAGCGGGCCACGCGGTCTCCGGCGAGTGACCCTGCACGACCGCCACCGGCTCGTCGGCGAACTCCCGAACGGGCGTCAACCCGACTCCGCGGACCTCCTCGGCCAGCGCGTCCGTGCCCACGACGAGCACCTTCGCGTTCTGAGGGAGTTGTTCGGCGAGCAGCCGGGCCGCGCTCTGCGCACTGGTGACGACGTCGTCGGGCGCAGCGGTGAAACCGAGCTCGCGCAGATGGTCGGCGACCTGGGCGGCGTCGCGCGAGGCGTTGTTCGTCACGAACAGCACCCGGGACTGCACCGAGGCCAGCGTCTCGACCGCACCGGTAGTGGGTTCCTGGCCGCGGAACACTGTCCCGTCGAGATCGAGCAGCAGGCAATCATGCTGCTGCGCAAGTGTGCTCACGTCAGGACAGCTCCGTGATGCGCTCTTCGGCGTCGGTGACCCCGTCGGCGTCGGCGGCCGCGGCCTTGAGGAACCACTGCAGCGCCTCGTCGGCGCGCCCGAGCGCCAGCAGCGTGTCGGCATAGGCGTAGAAGAGCCGGGCGGCGGTCTGACCTGTCCGCGACTGGTCCAGCTGCGGGGTGGACAGGACCGCCAGCGCCTGCTCGTGCTGCCCCAGATCCGAACGGGCGCCGGCCACCACGATGCGCAGCTCGTCGGCGTCATCGCCGGTCAGCTGCGCGGCCTCGGGGCTGCGGGCCAGCTCGATCGCCCGCTCGGGCCTGCCGACCCCGCGTTCGCAGTCCGCGATCAGCGCGAGAAGCGGCGATTTACTGCCCATACGGCGGGCCGCCCGCAGTTCGGCAAGCGCCTGCGCCCAGTCGCCGCAGGCGTAGGCGGCGATGCCGACGGCTTCGCGCACCGCGGCGATACGGCCGGAGCGGGCACGAGCCGCGCGGGCGTGCTCGAGCGCTGCCTCGGGGTCGTCGTCGAGCAGGTCGCCGGCGGCGACGAGATGACGCGCAACGGCGTCGGCGGTGGCCCGATCCAGTGTGGTGAGTTCCCCCCGGATCTCCGGAGAGAGCTGGCGGGCTTCGATCTCGGCGGGAATCGGCGGTCCCGCTGGAGTTCTCGTGTCGTCGTGGGTCCGGGGCTGGGCGGAACGGGCACGCTGGGGTCCCGACGTGCGCGGCGCCGAGCGCTGATCGCGCCGCGGCCCTTGCCGGTTGCCGGCCGAACCGCCGCGCTGGGGCCGACGGTCGCCGCGGCCGTCCTGATTGTCGTGGGACACGACAAAAAGGATACGGCCAAAAAGGGCGGGGCCACAATTGACGAATTGTCGGGGCAATTCCTCGGAAATAGGAAATCGCCCCCCGCCAAATGCGGGGGGCGATTCCAATGTGTGTTCGGCGGTGTCCTACTTTTCCACCCGTGTGGGTAGTATCATCGGCGCTGGCAGGCTTAGCTTCCGGGTTCGGGATGGGTCCGGGCGTTTCCCTGCCGCTATGGACCGCCGTAACTTTATTCACTCGTTTTTGAGTGTGAACTCTTTGTGTCCCCTGTTGGTGTTATTGGTGGTGGGGTGTGGGTTGTTTGTGGTGTGGTTGCGAGGTTTTGTTGTTGTTGTAAGTTTTCGGCCGGTTAGTGCCAGTTCCCTGCGACCATTGCTGGTCTTGTAGGTCTGGTCTATCGATCCCGTGGTCTGCGGGGGGCCTTATCCCACTTGAATGGGTGAGAAGCCTGGTCTTGGAGGGGGTTTCCCGCTTAGATGCTTTCAGCGGTTATCCTGTCCGAACGTGGCTATCCAGCGGTGCCCCTGGTGGGACAACTGGTGGACCAGAGGTTCGTCCGTCCCGGTCCTCTCGTACTAGGGACAGATTTCCTCAAGCTTCTGACGCGCGCGGCGGATAGAGACCGAACTGTCTCACGACGTTCTAAACCCAGCTCGCGTGCCGCTTTAATGGGCGAACAGCCCAACCCTTGGGACCTGCTCCAGCCCCAGGATGCGACGAGCCGACATCGAGGTGCCAAACCATCCCGTCGATATGGACTCTTGGGGAAGATCAGCCTGTTATCCCCGGGGTACCTTTTATCCGTTGAGCGACACCCCTTCCACTCAGAGGTGCCGGATCACTAGTCCCGACTTTCGTCCCTGCTTGACGTGTCAGTCTCGCAGTCAAGCTCCCTTGTGCACTTACACTCAACACCTGATTGCCGTCCAGGTTGAGGGAACCTTTGGGCGCCTCCGTTACTTTTTAGGAGGCAACCGCCCCAGTTAAACTACCCACCAGGCACTGTCCCTGAACCGGATAGACGGTTCGAGGTTAGAGGCCCAATACGATCAGAGTGGTATTTCAACAACGACTCCACAATCACTGGCGTGACCGCTTCACAGTCTCCCACCTATCCTACACAAACCGTATCGAGCACCAATACCAAGTTGTAGTGAAGGTCCGGGTCTTTTCGTCCTGCCGCGCGTAACGAGCATCTTTACTCGTAATGCAATTTCGCCGAGTCTATGGTTGAGACAGTTGAGAAGTCGTTACGCCATTCGTGCAGGTCGGAACTTACCCGACAAGGAATTTCGCTACCTTAGGATGGTTATAGTTACCACCGCCGTTTACTGGGGCTTAAATTCTCCGCTTCACCCCCGAAGGGGTTAACAGGTCCTCTTAACCTTCCAGCACCGGGCAGGCGTCAGTCCGTATACATCGTCTTGCGACTTCGCACGGACCTGTGTTTTTAGTAAACAGTCGCTTCTCACTGGTTTGTGCCACCCCACTCCGCTTGGGCCGCAAGGGCTTACACGGTACAGGGTCCCCTTCTCCCGAAGTTACGGGGGCATTTTGCCGAGTTCCTTAACCATAGTTCACTCGTACGCCTCGGTATTCTCTACCTGACCACCTGTGTTGGTTTGGGGTACGGGCCGTGTGTGCGCTCGCTAGAGGCTTTTCTCGACAGCATAGGATCACCGAATTCGCCTCACTCGGCTATGCATCACCTCTCAGGATATGTGAAACCCGGATTTGCCTAGGTTTCTCCCTACAGGTTTGCCCCAGTATTACCACTGACTGGTACGGCTGCCTTCCTGTGTCACCCCATCGCTTGACTACTACCACCGAAGGTCCCGCGCAGCCCCAGAAACCCTTTGACCCGAAGGTCGCCGGTGATTCTGGTTTTGGGCGGTTAGTACCGGTGATTCATCAGGGACGCTCACACACGGGTACGGGAATATCAACCCGTTGTCCATCGACTACGCCTGTCGGCCTCGCCTTAGGTCCCGACTCACCCTGGGCGGACTGGCCTGGCCCAGGAACCCTTGGTCTTTCGGCGGGCAAGGTTCTCACTTGCCTTATCGCTACTCATGCCTGCATTCTCACTCCCACACCCTCCACCACTCGATCACTCGGCGGCTTCACCGGATGCAGGACGCTCCCCTACCCAGCACACACAAGGTGTGCTGCCGCGGCTTCGGCGGTGTGCTTGAGCCCCGCTACATTATCGGCGCACAATCACTTGACCAGTGAGCTATTACGCACTCTTTCAAGGGTGGCTGCTTCTAAGCCAACCTCCTGGTTGTCTTCGCGACTGCACATCCTTTTCCACTTAGCACACGCTTAGGGGCCTTAGCCGGCGATCTGGGCTGTTTCCCTCTCGACGCACGGAGCTTATCCCCCGCCGTCTCACTGCCGCATTACACCGTGTCGGCATTCGGAGTTTGGCTGACGTCAGTAACCTTGTGAGGCCCATCGGCCATCCAGTAGCTCTACCTCCGACACGAACACTGCGACGCTGCACCTAAATGCATTTCGGGGAGAACCAGCTATCACGGAGTTTGATTGGCCTTTCACCCCTACCCACAACTCATCCCCTCAGTCTTCAACCTAAGTGGGTTCGGGCCTCCACGCGGTCTTACCCGCGCTTCACCCTGGCCATGGGTAGATCACTCCGCTTCGGGTCCAGAACACACCACTACACCACACACTGTTGTGTGGATACGCCCTATTCAGACTCGCTTTCGCTACGGCTACCCCACCCGGGTTAACCTCGCGACATGTCCCTGACTCGCAGGCTCATTCTTCAAAAGGCACGCCATCACCCCACGACAAGTCGAAGGCTCTGACGGATTGTAAGCGCACGGTTTCAGGTACTCTTTCACTCCCCTCCCGGGGTACTTTTCACCATTCCCTCACGGTACTAATCCGCTATCGGTCACTGAGAAGTATTCAGGCTTACCGGGTGGTCCCGGCAGATTCACAGCAGATTCCACGGGCCCGCTGCTACTCGGGGAAAACATTCCACAACAGATGACGGGTTTTCGGTTACGGGGCTCTCACCCGCTCCGGCAGACCATCCCAGGCCACTTCACCTAACCCACCATTTTCTCACTGTCGCCCATCACGGCGGTGATGAGAAGAAACGCCCCACAACACCGCACACACAACCCCCGCCGGGTATCACATGCACACGGTTTAGCCATCCTCCGCTTTCGCTCGCCACTACTCACGGAATCACTTTTGTTTTCTTCCTACGGGTACTGAGATGTTTCACTTCCCGCGTTCCCCCGACACCTATGTATTCAGTGCCGGGTGACACGACATCACTCGTGCCGGGTTTCCCCATTCGGACATCCTCGGATCCACGCTCGGTTGGCAGCTCCCCGAGGCATATCGCAGCCTCCCACGTCCTTCATCGGCTCTCAGTGCCAAGGCATCCACCATGCGCCCTTAAACACTTACAACACAAAACCAAAAAAATGAGTCATCACCCACACACACCCACAAAGGGACGCGCGCAGGTATCAGAAAAATTTGCATTACAACCGGACACACCAGCCCACAAAAGCCAGCGCATCCAGATGCTCGCAACCACTATCCACAAATCAAACACCACACCCCACCACCAAAGCAGGGCAACAACACGACCCAATCCCAGCCCCGCCCACAACAGGCGAGACAGGGAACCAACGGGCTGTTGTCTCAAAGCCCAATAGTGTGTCTGATGGCCGCGCACCGAAAAACCCAGCCGAAGCTGAATCCCGTTCCGGCACATAAATGTTTGTCGAGTGCACCCGACGCGCCTCCACTACAGAGACCCGCCATCCAACGAATCGCCTGACACTCCCGAACTCCCACACGATGCGGGCGGGCCCAGGTCTCGTGGTGCTCCTTAGAAAGGAGGTGATCCAGCCGCACCTTCCGGTACGGCTACCTTGTTACGACTTCGTCCCAATCGCCGATCCCACCTTCGACGGCTCCCTCCCACAAGGGGTTAGGCCACCGGCTTCGGGTGTTACCGACTTTCATGACGTGACGGGCGGTGTGTACAAGGCCCGGGAACGTATTCACCGCAGCGTTGCTGATCTGCGATTACTAGCGACTCCGACTTCACGGGGTCGAGTTGCAGACCCCGATCCGAACTGAGACCGGCTTTGAAAGGATTCGCTCCACCTCACGGCATCGCAGCCCTTTGTACCGGCCATTGTAGCATGTGTGAAGCCCTGGACATAAGGGGCATGATGACTTGACGTCATCCCCACCTTCCTCCGAGTTGACCCCGGCAGTCTCTCACGAGTCCCCACCATAACGTGCTGGCAACATGAGACAAGGGTTGCGCTCGTTGCGGGACTTAACCCAACATCTCACGACACGAGCTGACGACAGCCATGCACCACCTGCACACAGGCCACAAGGGAACCGACATCTCTGCCGGCGTCCTGTGCATGTCAAACCCAGGTAAGGTTCTTCGCGTTGCATCGAATTAATCCACATGCTCCGCCGCTTGTGCGGGCCCCCGTCAATTCCTTTGAGTTTTAGCCTTGCGGCCGTACTCCCCAGGCGGGGTACTTAATGCGTTAGCTACGGCACGGATCCCAAGGAAGGAAACCCACACCTAGTACCCACCGTTTACGGCGTGGACTACCAGGGTATCTAATCCTGTTCGCTCCCCACGCTTTCGCTCCTCAGCGTCAGTTACTGCCCAGAGACCCGCCTTCGCCACCGGTGTTCCTCCTGATATCTGCGCATTCCACCGCTACACCAGGAATTCCAGTCTCCCCTGCAGTACTCCAGTCTGCCCGTATCGCCCGCACGCCCACAGTTAAGCTGTGAGTTTTCACGAACAACGCGACAAACCACCTACGAGCTCTTTACGCCCAGTAATTCCGGACAACGCTCGCACCCTACGTATTACCGCGGCTGCTGGCACGTAGTTGGCCGGTGCTTCTTCTCCAGGTACCGTCACTTGCGCTTCGTCCCTGGCGAAAGAGGTTTACAACCCGAAGGCCGTCATCCCTCACGCGGCGTCGCTGCATCAGGCTTGCGCCCATTGTGCAATATTCCCCACTGCTGCCTCCCGTAGGAGTCTGGGCCGTATCTCAGTCCCAGTGTGGCCGGACACCCTCTCAGGCCGGCTACCCGTCGTCGCCTTGGTAGGCCATTACCCCACCAACAAGCTGATAGGCCGCGGGCCCATCCCACACCGCAAAAGCTTTCCACCACACGCCATGAAACGCGCGGTCATATTCGGTATTAGACCCAGTTTCCCAGGCTTATCCCAAAGTGCAGGGCAGATCACCCACGTGTTACTCACCCGTTCGCCACTCGAGTACCCCGAAGGGCCTTTCCGTTCGACTTGCATGTGTTAAGCACGCCGCCAGCGTTCGTCCTGAGCCAGGATCAAACTCTCCAAACAAAAACCCCCAGGACCAAACCCAGGCAGAATTCGAATCAGAAAAATCCGATCACAAAACAAAAGACACCAAAACTGGCATCTGTAAAAAACGTTGCGCCCCCAAACGGGAAAATGCGGACACAACAAAAAACAACAAACAAAAACCACCAAACACACTATTGAGTTCTCAAACAACACCGCCGACTGACCGCGCACAGATCCCGCGGCGAAAGGCCGCGATCGCTGGTGCGGGCAGATGAGGACTCTCACCGAAGTGAGTGACCCTCTGGGAGTCGGCCGCGCTCTCCGGGCTGGGCCCGTGTCGCAGCGACTCCGATAAGTTACGTCAGGGATAACTCCGAGTCAAATGGCCTGCTAGGGCGTGTCTTTCGACCGGGAACCCAGCGCGCGCACCCCAAGGGTGCGTTGACTCTCGAAAGGCTCAACGCACCGGCCGGCACCTTTGTTCCCAAGCCGGGCGCAGCGCTCTGACCAGGGCATTTGGCCCCGCATGCTCATCCAACGCGTTCCACCCCGGCGATGTTCCGCTTGCCGCGGCGCAGCACCAGCCACCGGCCGTGGAGGAAGTCCGAGGGCTGCGGAACCCACTCGTCTGTGGCGATCTTCACGTTGTTGACCGACACTCCGCCCTCGGCGATGGTCCGCCGGGCGGCGCCCTTGCTCGCCGCCAACCCGGTGGCGACCAGCAGGTCGGTGATCGAATCCGGTCCACCCGGGGCGATTTCGGTGACTTCCCCGCTACTGGCCTCGCGCAGCGCTGCCGCCAGCGTCGGCTCGTCGAGGTCGGTCAGCTCGGCTCGGCCGAACAGGGCCTGGCTCGCGTGTTCCACCGATGCGGTCGCCGCCGCACCGTGCACGAGCGTGGTCAGTTCGCGAGCCAGCCGGCGTTGGGCCGCGCGTTCGTGCGGCCGTTCGCCGGTCGCCGTTCCGAGGTCGGCGATCTCCTGCGCGGAAAGGAAGGTGAACCACCGCAGGTACGGGACGACGTCTACGTCCGCGGTGTTGATGAAGTACTGGTACCAGGCGTACGGACTGGTCATGTCGGGGTCCAGCCACAGGCTGCCACCGCCGGTGGACTTCCCGAACTTCTTGCCCTCGGAGTCGGTGACCAGCGGCGTGGTCAGCGCGTGCACTCCGGCGCCGGTCTTCTGACGCACCAACCGGACGCCGGCGATGATGTTGCCCCACTGGTCGGATCCACCGATCTGCAAGGTGCACCCGTGGCGCTGGTGCAGTTCGACGTAGTCGTTGGCCTGCAGCAGCATGTAGCTGAACTCGGTGTAGGAGATGCCGTCGCCCTCGAGCCTGCGGCGCACGGTGTCGCGGTCGAGCATGACGTTGACCGAGAAGTGCTTCCCGACATCGCGCAGGAACTCGATGGCCGACATCTGCCCGGTCCAGGACAGGTTGTCGGCGATGACGGCGCCGGTGGCCGAACCGTCGAAGTCGACGAAGCGCTCCAGTTGCCCGCGGATCCGGTCTGCCCACTCGGCGACCGTGTCGGCGGTGTGCAGCGTGCGTTCGCCGACGTCGCGGGGGTCGCCGATCATGCCGGTCGCACCACCGGCCAGGACGATCGGCCGGTGTCCGGCCTGCTGGAAGCGCCGCAGCGTGAGCAGCGGGATCAGATGCCCCGCATGCAGGCTCGGCGCCGTCGGGTCGAACCCCGAGTAGGCGGTGACGGGGCCCGCCGCCAGAGCGTCGGCGAGTGCGTCGCGGTCGGTGGACTGGGCGATCAGCCCGCGCCAGTCCAATTCGTCGAGAATGTTGCTGCCCACGGCGTCGATCTTCCCGTACTAGTCGCTCTGGCCAGGAGCGGGTGCCCGTGGGCTGCGCCGGTAGGGCGAGACCTCCGGCCGGCCCGACACCCAGAAGCGCCACGGCCGATCCGCCGCCTTGCTGACCCCGGTCCGCGGACCGGCCGCCGCGCTGGGCGGTTGGCTCAGTGAAAGCCGCACTGGCGCAACGGGGTCGAACAGGTCGAGGCCGTTGTCGGCCATCTCGATGCCCAGCGCCGAGCACAGATTGCCCGGCCCGCGGGCCAGCGCCGACTCCTTGACGAGCTCTCCTCGCCTGCTCCACGCCACGTCGGCGCCGTCGTCGATGACCGCTGCGCGAAGCAACACCGCGCCCGCGACGCCGTCGGTGGCGCACACCACGTTGGCACACACGTGGATGCCGTGGCTGCGGTAGGTGTACAGGTGACCGGCCGGCCCGAACATCACCGTGTTGCGTCCGCCCGGCCCACGGAACGAGTGCGACGCCGCGTCGGGCCACGGTCCGTCGGCCGGCCCGCCGTACGCCTCCACCTCGACGATCACCGCGCTCACCCCGCGGGCGGTCAGTCGTGAGCCCAGCAGCAACTGGGCGGCACTGACCGGGTCGACGGCGAGCCGCTCGGCGCTCACGTCAGCGTCCGAACACGTCGCGCAGCGCTTCGGCGACGACGCGGTAGGCGACGTCCTCCTCGGGATGGACGCCGGGAAAGAAGTAGAACCCGTGCGGCATCCCCTCCGGAAAGTAGTCGACAGTGCGTCCGCCGGCGGCGCGGATCCGGTCGGCGAACGCCCGCGCGGAATCGACGATCGGGTCGTGGGTGCCGGCGACGACGACGGTGAGCGGGTAGCCGGAGAGGTCACCGTCGATGGGGCTGACCCACGGATGGTTCCAGCGTTGCGCGCCGACGTAGGCGCCGCGGATGAAGCCGGCGAATGCCATGTCGTAGACGATGCCCCGCGGCGCCAGCGCGAGAAACGACGGCCACCGTTCGAATTGGAAGTCGGCGAACGCGCCGAGCATCACCACGCCGTCGGGGACGCGCACCCCTTCGTCGCGGGCCCGCAGCGGGATCGCGGCCGCGAAGTTCGAGCCGGCGGAGTCG
This window contains:
- a CDS encoding HAD-IIA family hydrolase; protein product: MSTLAQQHDCLLLDLDGTVFRGQEPTTGAVETLASVQSRVLFVTNNASRDAAQVADHLRELGFTAAPDDVVTSAQSAARLLAEQLPQNAKVLVVGTDALAEEVRGVGLTPVREFADEPVAVVQGHSPETAWPALAEAALAIRAGALWIAANVDKTLPSERGLLPGNGSMVAALRTATDREPQVAGKPSPVLMANALARGHFESPLVIGDRLDTDIAGANAAQLPSLMVLSGVNNAEDAIFAVPDERPHLLAEDLRALSDDTDTLRVGPHPAWRVDLDGDAVSVHSTGDHPGDALSIVRAIAAAVWAADTPAGRRRIVAADDAARQAARRWSLLSDAID
- a CDS encoding tetratricopeptide repeat protein, producing the protein MSHDNQDGRGDRRPQRGGSAGNRQGPRRDQRSAPRTSGPQRARSAQPRTHDDTRTPAGPPIPAEIEARQLSPEIRGELTTLDRATADAVARHLVAAGDLLDDDPEAALEHARAARARSGRIAAVREAVGIAAYACGDWAQALAELRAARRMGSKSPLLALIADCERGVGRPERAIELARSPEAAQLTGDDADELRIVVAGARSDLGQHEQALAVLSTPQLDQSRTGQTAARLFYAYADTLLALGRADEALQWFLKAAAADADGVTDAEERITELS
- the tyrS gene encoding tyrosine--tRNA ligase, which codes for MGSNILDELDWRGLIAQSTDRDALADALAAGPVTAYSGFDPTAPSLHAGHLIPLLTLRRFQQAGHRPIVLAGGATGMIGDPRDVGERTLHTADTVAEWADRIRGQLERFVDFDGSATGAVIADNLSWTGQMSAIEFLRDVGKHFSVNVMLDRDTVRRRLEGDGISYTEFSYMLLQANDYVELHQRHGCTLQIGGSDQWGNIIAGVRLVRQKTGAGVHALTTPLVTDSEGKKFGKSTGGGSLWLDPDMTSPYAWYQYFINTADVDVVPYLRWFTFLSAQEIADLGTATGERPHERAAQRRLARELTTLVHGAAATASVEHASQALFGRAELTDLDEPTLAAALREASSGEVTEIAPGGPDSITDLLVATGLAASKGAARRTIAEGGVSVNNVKIATDEWVPQPSDFLHGRWLVLRRGKRNIAGVERVG
- a CDS encoding DNA-3-methyladenine glycosylase, with amino-acid sequence MSAERLAVDPVSAAQLLLGSRLTARGVSAVIVEVEAYGGPADGPWPDAASHSFRGPGGRNTVMFGPAGHLYTYRSHGIHVCANVVCATDGVAGAVLLRAAVIDDGADVAWSRRGELVKESALARGPGNLCSALGIEMADNGLDLFDPVAPVRLSLSQPPSAAAGPRTGVSKAADRPWRFWVSGRPEVSPYRRSPRAPAPGQSD